In Akkermansia muciniphila ATCC BAA-835, the genomic stretch AGAGCCACCGTAGCAGCCGTAACCCTGGAGGCCACCTCATGCACATGTTTCTGCAAATCCGCCATGGAAGAAACATTCCCCGCAAGGCTCGCCCCCCCTGACAGCAGGGACACAAGCCCCCCAACGACCAAGCAACAAAAACTCGTCATTCTCAATAGTGATATCATGAAATTACCGATAATCGAATGATAGGACATACCCTACTGTATAAACGTTCAAAACGGCAGAATTTTGTCTATGGATTGCGACATGGCGCCCCATCTTTTGCTTAGACCATTTCGGTTATTTATGATAAACTCCGGCCCACGGATGGGTTTAAACGACAAATCAAGGAAACGAAATGCCGCCTCCTGGAGGGAACGCATCCAAGATGGAGAAATGTCTTCCCGTTCCCAGACGGAACGCAAAAAAAGGCCCCTTCCCCGTCCATCCTATCCCGGGTTGCCGCAGGAAGCTCCTGATCCGGCTGTCATTCCCGGCCCTACCCGCAGAACGGGGAATTCCCGCAACGGTCCTTCCCGGTATGACACGCCGCCCCAGCGACGGACCTCCCGCCCGTCTCCGAAGGAAGAGTACGAAGGCAATCCGGAAAGAGAAGAAGAAAACCGCCCCGCACGCGCAGGAACCATGCGCAGGCCGCGTTTCACGATTTTCGGAGCCCTGCTGTTTGTCCTGCTGATGCCGTTCCGCTTCATCGGCTCCCTGACGCGGAATATCCGCTGGTTCATTTGCTGGCCCCTGCGCATCCTTCTGGGATGCTGCTTCGTCGGCATTGTGATCGGGGCCATCCTGGTGTTTCTTTACGGCACCATTTCCAACCGCTATGACATTTCCGAGGTAAAGAGCAACATCCCGGAACGCACGGTGATTCTGGACCGTAAAAACCGGACCATCGGAACCCTGCACGGGGAAAACCGCAAGCGGGTATCCCTTCAGGAAGTTCCTCCCGTTTTTATTGATGCCCTGCTCCTGCGCGAAGACAACCGCTTTTACGACCATGGCGGCGTGGACTGGATAGGCGTGGGCCGCGCCTTTGCGCAGGTGCTCAAGCACAAGAGAGCTACGCAGGGGGCTTCCACCCTGACGATGCAGCTTGCTAAAATTACATATAACCACCGGGAGCGCAACCTCCATTCCAAACTGACGGAAGTGGCCCTGGCGAAACGCATTGAAGCCACTTATACGAAGGACGAAATTCTGGAGACTTACATCAACCGTATTTTCTGGGGGCACACCTTCCTGGGGATAGCGGCGGCGGCGCGGGGATATTACGACAAGGAACCCCGGGATTTATCCCTGGCGGAATGCGCCACCCTGGCCGGCATTATTTACGGCCCAAATGATTTTTCCCCCATCAAACATCCGGAGGAAGCAAAAAAAGTGCGCGATATTGTCCTTGGCCTGCTGAAAAACGAAGGCAAGATTACAGAAGTGCAGTATCAGGCGGCCCTGGCGGAGCCTATCGTCACCCGGACGCCCCAGTCCCGGTCTGAGGAAAATTACGCCATGGGTCTCGTGCGCCGGGAGCTGGACGCCATTCTGGAGGAAGAAGACATCCGCCTGGGAGGGCTGGTGGTGCATACCACATTGGACCTTGATCTGCAGAACGCCACGCTGGACGCCATCAATAAGCACATGGACGCGCTGGAAGCCCGCAAGGATTTCAAGAAGCACCTGGCTTCCCTGCAGGCCAAGAGGGAGAAGAGGGGAATTCTGAAAAACAAGCTGACCACCAAGGCGGAATATGAGGCCTCCCTGGCCGCCTGGAAGGCGCTCCCTGCGGAACAGAAGGAAAAGACGCAGCCGCCGATGCCCAATTACATCCAATCCGCCGCCGTAGTCATGGACAATGCCACGGGGGCTCTTCTGGCCGTCGTCGGCGGCCGGGACGCGGAAGAATCCAAGCTGAACCGCGCCATTCAGTCCAGGCGGCAGACCGGCTCCCTGTTCAAACCTTTCATTTACGCCACGTTTTTCCAGCAGGGCAATTCTGCGGATACCCGCATTTCGGATGACAGGATTGCCTACGGGGAAATACGCGGAGCCGCCAACTGGTCCCCCCGCAATTCGGACGGAACGTACCGAGGCATGAAGCCGGCCTCCTTCGGCCTCATCCTTTCCCGCAACACCATGTCCGTGCGCATCGGCAACCGCGCCGGTTTGTCCAATGTCATTCAATCCGCACAACTGGCGGGCTTCCACGGAAATATTTCCCGCACCCCGGCCCTTTATCTGGGCACGTGGGAGGCGTCCCCTCTGGACATTGCCAGCGCCTACAGCGTTTTTGCCAACGGGGGCGTACGCCCCACACCGTACATCATTGACCATATTACGGATTCCCAGGGCCAGCCGCGCTTCGCCATCACCAAGAGCAAGCGCACCGTCTATTCCCAGCGGGCGGCGAACATTACCTCTTCCATCCTCCAGCAGGTCTGCAAGCCCGGAGGCACGGCAGGCAAAATTACCACGCTGGGCTTTAAATCCCCCTGCGGCGGCAAAACTGGAACCACGAATAATTATACGAACGCATGGTTCGCCGGATATACGTCCAACCTCACCTGCAGTGTCTGGGTGGGGTTTGATTCCTCCACCAAAATTCTGGAAAAAGGCTACGGAGGCACCCTGGCCCTGCCCGTCTGGGTGGACATTATGCTTGCCGCCCAGAAGGAAGGCTATCCCGCCAACGCCA encodes the following:
- a CDS encoding transglycosylase domain-containing protein → MSSRSQTERKKRPLPRPSYPGLPQEAPDPAVIPGPTRRTGNSRNGPSRYDTPPQRRTSRPSPKEEYEGNPEREEENRPARAGTMRRPRFTIFGALLFVLLMPFRFIGSLTRNIRWFICWPLRILLGCCFVGIVIGAILVFLYGTISNRYDISEVKSNIPERTVILDRKNRTIGTLHGENRKRVSLQEVPPVFIDALLLREDNRFYDHGGVDWIGVGRAFAQVLKHKRATQGASTLTMQLAKITYNHRERNLHSKLTEVALAKRIEATYTKDEILETYINRIFWGHTFLGIAAAARGYYDKEPRDLSLAECATLAGIIYGPNDFSPIKHPEEAKKVRDIVLGLLKNEGKITEVQYQAALAEPIVTRTPQSRSEENYAMGLVRRELDAILEEEDIRLGGLVVHTTLDLDLQNATLDAINKHMDALEARKDFKKHLASLQAKREKRGILKNKLTTKAEYEASLAAWKALPAEQKEKTQPPMPNYIQSAAVVMDNATGALLAVVGGRDAEESKLNRAIQSRRQTGSLFKPFIYATFFQQGNSADTRISDDRIAYGEIRGAANWSPRNSDGTYRGMKPASFGLILSRNTMSVRIGNRAGLSNVIQSAQLAGFHGNISRTPALYLGTWEASPLDIASAYSVFANGGVRPTPYIIDHITDSQGQPRFAITKSKRTVYSQRAANITSSILQQVCKPGGTAGKITTLGFKSPCGGKTGTTNNYTNAWFAGYTSNLTCSVWVGFDSSTKILEKGYGGTLALPVWVDIMLAAQKEGYPANAIRTRPGSEGQAVLVCRESNQLAHSGCQYAKTAYFETSAGYQAPANMCEQHIPMAEPDSEESIPYAEPLDGSDDNIPLAEPVEETDGIPYATPI